A single window of Hymenobacter sp. APR13 DNA harbors:
- a CDS encoding helix-turn-helix domain-containing protein → MPNQIPQIPLTELLERRTLLSRHATAYNLSVSPPGRPLPMEPYRASFYAVGLCLAGTVELRTDQADYHVAPGSLVLLGPQALRQWHQQSADYYNEALFFTEEFFSQPFADPTQLQQFAFFDAHATRVLPLATEEATQVSRLLQEVRYVLGRPSPYQADLVRSYAAALLYLAADSYSRRFTAPTHRPRRFELVAQFQQLVAADTPSLRPVAAYASQLCVTSKHLSETVKAATGKTAGEWIAGQLLREARRLLWQTDRSVSQVADMLGFSDASAFGKFFRRHTGQTPAAYQQQCPL, encoded by the coding sequence ATGCCCAACCAGATTCCCCAGATACCCCTGACCGAGCTGCTGGAGCGGCGGACGCTGCTCTCCCGCCACGCCACCGCGTACAACCTTTCGGTCAGTCCGCCCGGCCGGCCCTTACCAATGGAGCCCTACCGGGCCTCGTTCTACGCCGTGGGCCTGTGCCTGGCGGGCACCGTGGAGCTGCGAACCGACCAGGCCGACTACCACGTGGCTCCCGGCTCGCTGGTGCTGCTGGGCCCGCAGGCGCTTCGTCAGTGGCACCAACAATCAGCCGACTATTACAACGAAGCCCTGTTTTTCACGGAAGAATTCTTTTCCCAGCCCTTTGCGGACCCTACCCAACTCCAGCAGTTTGCATTCTTTGACGCGCACGCAACCCGGGTACTGCCCCTGGCGACCGAAGAGGCAACCCAGGTAAGCCGCCTACTGCAGGAAGTGCGTTACGTGCTGGGCCGGCCCAGTCCGTACCAGGCTGACCTGGTGCGTAGCTACGCTGCGGCCCTGCTTTACCTGGCGGCCGACTCCTACAGCCGGCGCTTCACCGCACCCACCCACCGGCCGCGCCGGTTCGAGCTGGTGGCTCAGTTTCAGCAGCTGGTAGCCGCCGACACTCCGTCGCTGCGCCCGGTAGCCGCGTATGCCAGCCAGCTTTGCGTGACAAGTAAACACCTGAGTGAAACGGTGAAAGCCGCTACGGGCAAAACGGCCGGGGAGTGGATTGCCGGCCAACTGCTGCGCGAAGCCCGCCGGCTGCTGTGGCAGACAGACCGGAGCGTAAGCCAGGTTGCCGACATGCTGGGCTTCAGCGACGCCTCGGCTTTCGGCAAGTTCTTTCGCCGCCATACCGGCCAGACGCCCGCCGCCTACCAGCAACAATGTCCCCTGTAA